The proteins below are encoded in one region of Hordeum vulgare subsp. vulgare chromosome 3H, MorexV3_pseudomolecules_assembly, whole genome shotgun sequence:
- the LOC123439415 gene encoding uncharacterized protein LOC123439415, whose protein sequence is MKERKATRGLLLLSYLILVTQGISTRTVIQRENTREILTHRGVNKTIMMEGGDVYDCVNLNLQPAFDHPLLKDHKIQMEPSSLPVGKNRKYPFLQVAHLSLVECPPGTVPVLRNNRRDQIAVHIMDQEMNNDDQLEVAGIKYSDDLFGVRATINVYEPKVKKDSKDISQSGMQIDNGPMGHIESVVACYSVAPSYTGDGFARFHVAWRDVILKKSCYDHTCPGFVQVSHRVGLGGRVLPVSVYNGPQYVIDILIFKDPKTKNWWVAYGEEKTLIGYWPNSLFSQIKYKGNFSFWGGQVSGPTASSHSPQIGSGHFATEGYGKAAFMRNIQIVDGNSKLVTPNKDKDIVGTSDLKKYSVDGYEVNKHGMHMYYGGPGNLV, encoded by the exons ATGAAGGAAAGAAAAGCTACTAGAGGGctccttcttctatcatatcttaTTCTTGTCACCCAAGGGATTAGTACAAGAACTGTAATCCAAAGGGAAAATACTCGCGAGATCCTCACCCATCGAGGAGTTAATAAAACCATCATG atggaaggtggagatgtgtaTGATTGCGTTAATTTGAATCTCCAACCAGCTTTTGACCACCCATTGTTAAAAGATCACAAAATTCAG ATGGAACCAAGTTCTTTACCAgttggaaaaaacagaaaatatccCTTTCTACAAGTTGCGCATCTATCTCTTGTCGAATGCCCACCTGGAACGGTCCCAGTACTACGTAATAATAGAAGGGACCAAATAGCAGTACACATTATGGATCAAGAGATGAACAACGATGACCAACTAGAG GTGGCTGGAATCAAATATTCGGATGATTTGTTTGGGGTGCGAGCAACAATAAATGTGTATGAGCCAAAGGTGAAAAAGGATAGCAAGGATATTAGTCAATCAGGGATGCAAATTGATAATGGACCAATGGGTCATATTGAAAGTGTAGTAGCTTGTTATTCGGTAGCACCAAGCTACACTGGTGATGGCTTTGCGAGGTTTCATGTTGCTTGG CGTGATGTCATACTAAAGAAGTCCTGCTACGATCACACTTGTCCtggttttgtccaagttagccatCGTGTTGGTCTTGGAGGAAGAGTACTTCCTGTTTCCGTCTACAATGGACCACAATATGTGATAGACATTTTAATTTTCAAG GATCCAAaaacaaagaattggtgggtggcGTATGGTGAAGAGAAAACACTAATTGGATATTGGCCAAATTCACTATTCTCTCAAATTAAGTATAAAGGAAATTTCTCATTTTGGGGTGGGCAAGTTTCGGGCCCGACAGCTTCATCACACTCTCCACAAATTGGTAGTGGGCATTTTGCTACTGAAGGGTATGGAAAAGCAGCTTTTATGAGAAACATCCAAATTGTTGACGGTAATAGCAAGCTTGTAACCCCAAATAAAGACAAAGACATTGTTGGCACGAGTGATTTAAAGAAATATAGTGTTGATGGTTATGAAGTTAATAAACATGGTATGCATATGTACTATGGTGGACCAGGAAATTTGGTCTGA